The following coding sequences lie in one Notolabrus celidotus isolate fNotCel1 chromosome 6, fNotCel1.pri, whole genome shotgun sequence genomic window:
- the LOC117815104 gene encoding cytochrome c oxidase subunit 8B, mitochondrial yields MSLPAASRLLRSALRTQLVPVANVASKPAKHNITVGEQAIAMSVMFVTILGPSGWILSHLEDYKKKQ; encoded by the exons ATGTCTCTGCCCGCCGCCTCCAGGCTGCTGAGGAGCGCGCTCCGGACTCAGTTGGTGCCTGTGGCCAACGTCGCCTCAAAACctgcaaaacacaacatcactGTAGGG GAGCAGGCCATAGCTATGTCAGTCATGTTTGTGACCATCCTGGGTCCCTCCGGCTGGATCCTGTCTCACCTGGAGGACTACAAGAAGAAGCAGTAG
- the LOC117815087 gene encoding gastrula zinc finger protein XlCGF57.1-like, translating to MSSAESLREFITERLTAAAEDIFVVFQRTIVQYEEEIGRQRRMLDMAWKPHINVHRIELPQQHVCKEEEEEGLSDQQLCNQKRGSSLDQEDPEPPQIKEEQEELCTSQEWEETGDSDPELRNEHQLISPDPHVADNQDPKTGEHGDSESTRKSKPKKERKVHKRGSQNTKLSETHRDPQQGEKSFKCDLCGEDFEYKSELQTHQRVHTGRETHTCKSCGKIFSFKSLLTVHTRTHTGERPYSCKTCGNRFRFSSTLRVHMRTHTGEKPYSCSTCGERFSRVSHLSRHIQIHTGEKPFTCKICGKSFREKGSLTVHMRTHTGEKPYSCNVCGKRFRFSKTLAVHIKTHTGEKPYSCSTCGKRFSQNAHLKRHLLIHTGETPFTCTTCSRAFRHKGSLTEHMRTHTGETPYSCDTCGKDFKSAYTRNIHLRTHTGEKPFSCSTCGKRFPRNSELNTHHRIHTGEKPFTCKTCGKSFRFKGVLTEHMRTHTGERPYSCSFCGKRFQRGSDLNIHHRIHTGEKPFPCKTCDSSFKSSSELSRHIRKIHTGEMPHSCSTCGKRFFEKGDLNKHVKSHTGKSHTPVVPEGNHPVSGGL from the exons ATGTCTTCAGCTGAATCACTGAGAGAGTTTATCACCGAGCggctgactgctgctgctgaagacaTATTTGTAGTTTTTCAGAGAACCATCGTCCAGTATGAGGAAGAGATCGGCCGTCAGCGCAGAATGCTGGATATGGCTTGGAAACCTCACATAAACGTGCACAGAATCG agctcCCACAACAACATGTctgtaaggaggaggaggaggagggtctcTCTGACCAGCAGCTCTGTAACCAGAAGAGGGGCTCCAGTCTGGACCAAGAGGACCCAGAGCCTCCACAGATTAAAGAGGAACAGGAAGAGCTCTGCACCAGCCAGGAGTGGGAGGAGACTGGGGACTCTGATCCAGAACTGAGGAATGAACACCAGCTCATTTCTCCAGACCCTCATGTTGCTGATAACCAAGATCCAAAGACAGGCGAGCATGGAGACTCAGAATCAACTAGAaaatcaaaaccaaaaaaagagagaaaagttcACAAAAGAGGAAGTCAGAACACAAAACTGTCAGAGACTCACCGTGATCCTCAACAAGGGGAAAAGTCTTTCAAATGTGACCTATGTGGGGAAGATTTTGAGTACAAGTCAGAGTTACAGACACACCAGCGTGTCCACACAGGTAGAGAGACGCATACCTGTAAGAGCTGTGGGAAAATATTCAGTTTCAAGTCATTACTGACCGTTcatacaagaacacacacaggagagaggCCTTACTCCTGTAAGACATGTGGGAATCGCTTCAGATTTAGCAGTACATTGAGAGTTCACATGAGGACTCACACAGGTGAGAAGCCTTACTCCTGCAGCACCTGTGGGGAAAGATTTTCCCGGGTATCACACTTGAGCAGGcacattcaaattcatacaGGGGAGAAGCCGTTTACCTGCAAAATATGTGGCAAATCTTTCAGGGAGAAAGGCAGCCTGACAGTTCacatgaggacacacacaggggAGAAACCATACTCCTGTAACGTATGTGGGAAACGCTTCAGATTTAGCAAGACATTAGCAGTCCACATAAAAACTCACACAGGGGAGAAACCGTACTCCTGCAGCACCTGTGGGAAAAGGTTCAGTCAGAATGCACACTTAAAGAGGCACCTTCTCATTCACACAGGGGAAACGCCGTTTACCTGCACGACATGCAGCAGAGCCTTCAGACATAAAGGCAGCTTGACAGAACAcatgagaacacacacaggtgagacgcCATATTCCTGCGACACCTGTGGGAAAGACTTTAAATCTGCCTACACACGGAATATCCACTtgaggacacacacaggggAGAAGCCTTTCTCTTGTAGCACCTGTGGAAAAAGATTCCCCCGCAACTCAGAGTTAAACACACACCATCGCATTCACACAGGTGAGAAGCCATTCACCTGCAAAACCTGTGGCAAATCCTTCAGGTTTAAAGGTGTGTTGACAGAACAcatgagaacacacacaggcGAGAGACCTTACTCCTGCAGCTTCTGCGGTAAAAGATTCCAGCGGGGTTCAGATTTGAATATTCACCATCGAATTCATACAGGTGAAAAGCCGTTTCCTTGCAAAACCTGTGACAGTTCTTTCAAATCTAGTAGTGAACTGAGCAGACACATTCGaaaaatccacacaggag